A genomic region of Gossypium hirsutum isolate 1008001.06 chromosome D01, Gossypium_hirsutum_v2.1, whole genome shotgun sequence contains the following coding sequences:
- the LOC107921360 gene encoding UDP-glycosyltransferase 73C6 produces MGLPHFVLFPSMAQGHLIPMVDISRLLAQRNVIVTIVTTPHNASRVQKTIDRAIESGLAIRLVQLRFPGKEAGLPDGVENMDMISSMEDLFKFFTAANSMDEAVQELFEKLTPRPICIISDFFLHYTLKIATKFQVPRISFHGICCFCYLCVHNLKSSKILDNITSDYECFKVPGLAEKVEFTKPQLPLNLDESWKDIFDTTTKADEASYGVVINSFEELESPYVKEYRKITKAWCIGPVSLSHKNELDKAERGKKASINEQQCLKWLDSKEPNSVIYACLGSMSTMKSPELIELGLGLEASNKPFIWILRGNNDASNQVTKWIEEDGFEERIKGRGFVVVGWAPQVLILSHPAIGGFLTHCGWNSTIEGISAGVPLLTLPLFADQFTNERLVVQILKTGVSVGADEPTAWGEEKSGFKLTKEHVKNAIDQLMNEGNKGIDRRKRAKEFGEKANKAVEVGGSSYLNMTLLIQDIIQQSSKMGVV; encoded by the coding sequence ATGGGTTTGCCTCACTTTGTGCTGTTCCCTTCCATGGCCCAAGGCCACTTGATCCCCATGGTAGATATCAGTCGATTGTTAGCGCAGCGTAACGTGATTGTTACCATAGTTACGACACCTCATAATGCAAGCAGAGTCCAGAAAACAATTGATCGAGCTATTGAATCAGGCCTCGCTATCCGTTTAGTGCAGCTCCGGTTTCCAGGCAAAGAAGCAGGGTTACCAGACGGGGTTGAGAATATGGACATGATATCTTCGATGGAGGACTTGTTCAAATTCTTCACTGCAGCAAACAGTATGGACGAGGCAGTGCAGGAATTATTTGAGAAGCTAACACCACGCCCCATTTGTATTATTTCAgatttttttcttcattacaCCCTCAAAATTGCTACCAAGTTTCAGGTCCCAAGGATATCGTTTCATGGAATTTGCTGCTTCTGTTATCTTTGTGTGCACAATCTAAAGTCCTCCAAGATACTAGACAACATAACATCTGATTATGAATGCTTCAAGGTGCCAGGCTTGGCTGAAAAGGTCGAATTTACTAAACCTCAGTTGCCgcttaaccttgatgaatcctgGAAGGACATTTTTGATACAACAACAAAAGCTGACGAAGCATCATATGGGGTTGTCATAAATAGTTTCGAAGAGCTGGAATCACCATACGTCAAAGAGTACAGGAAGATAACAAAAGCTTGGTGCATTGGTCCAGTTTCTCTGAGCCACAAAAATGAGTTGGATAAGGCTGAAAGAGGTAAGAAGGCTTCAATCAATGAGCAGCAGTGTTTGAAGTGGCTTGATTCTAAGGAACCCAACTCTGTAATTTATGCTTGCCTTGGGAGCATGAGCACTATGAAATCTCCCGAACTGATAGAGTTGGGTTTGGGCTTGGAGGCCTCGAACAAGCCATTCATTTGGATCTTAAGAGGAAATAATGACGCATCGAACCAGGTGACGAAGTGGATTGAGGAGGATGGATTTGAGGAAAGAATAAAAGGAAGAGGATTTGTCGTTGTGGGATGGGCTCCCCAAGTGCTCATTTTATCACATCCTGCAATAGGAGGGTTCCTAACTCACTGTGGATGGAATTCAACAATCGAAGGCATTTCTGCTGGCGTTCCATTATTAACATTGCCACTTTTTGCAGACCAGTTTACCAATGAGAGACTTGTAGTACAAATACTAAAAACCGGAGTGAGCGTTGGGGCCGATGAACCTACGGCCTGGGGAGAGGAAAAGTCTGGGTTCAAGTTGACGAAAGAACATGTTAAAAACGCAATAGACCAATTGATGAATGAAGGAAATAAAGGAATAGACAGAAGAAAACGAGCTAAAGAGTTTGGAGAGAAGGCAAATAAAGCTGTTGAAGTAGGTGGATCTTCTTATCTTAATATGACACTATTAATCCAAGATATCATCCAACAATCTTCAAAGATGGGTGTGGTATGA